CACCTTCAAGACCTTTGTCGCACTCTCCGGGTTCCAGTCCGGCAAGCTCGCTGCCAACGATATCTATAGCGGCCCCACTGCGATCGATATCGGCAACTTCACCTTTCACAACTGGAAGAAGACCAATGCGGGTCGCCTGAATTTTGTCGAGGCACTCACCCAGTCATGTAACACATGGTTCATTCAGGCCGGCATCAAGATCGGGGCACAAAATATCATCACTTGGACCGAACGTCTGGGACTCGGAAAGAAGACAGGCATCCCGCTCAAAGCCGAATCAGGCGGCATCATTCCTACCGATGAATACATGATCCGCACCCAGAAGCGGAAGATCCTCAAGGGCGATGTCGCCAACATGAGCATCGGACAAGGTGCCATCGTCATCACCCCTCTCCAGATGGCCCAGGCTTACGGGGCAATCGCCTCGGGTGGACAATTCCACCAGACACGGCTCGTGAAGCAGATCCAAGGCATCGATAATAAAGTTGTCTCCGCCTACCCGGACCGCCTCCGGGATGACCTCCAGATCAAGCCCGAGGATATGGAGACGCTAAAAAAAGGTCTCGTGGCCGTGACCGAAGATGGACAGGGGACGGCCCATCACGCGCAGGTGAAGGGATACCATGTCGCCGGAAAGACCGGTACTGCCCAATGGGGTGGCGGAGGGAACAAGGAGAAGCAGCGCACCGCCGCATGGTTTGCGGGATTTGTTCCCGCTGAGAATCCCCAGTATGCCTTTGCCGCCGTCTATGAGGGAGAACCTGGCGATAACAACATCCATGGAGGCAGTCACGCCGCACCGCTTATCGGCAAAGTCCTCCAGGAGGTCTACGGCTCGAAAGAGGAAAAAGAATCGAAATCCACCGACTCTTCCGACCAGACCGATAAGAATAAGGCAGAGAAGTCCGATAAGTCTAAGGATCAGGATCAGCCCACGACGGATCAGTCAAACTAGCCATGCCACGGAAGTGACAGGGAGGGGTTTAGGCTGTAGGTATTTGGACTGTTAGGAAAGAAGAAGAAAATATCCCGCAGTGGCGCTGAGCACGCAGTGAAAGAATCTTTTATTGATCAGGGATAAGCGGACTTAAAATGTCTAACTCGACAGCATGAAAAATCATCATGTCTTTTTCATATCCTCTCAGCGCCTCTGCGCCCCCGCGGGAAAAAATCACCTCCGCGACCGGCCGGTAACTCGCAGAAGTTCGTAGAGACAGTTCAGGATCCCCTGGGCCATCTGGGAAGAGTGACGGGTCAGGGCACGAGCTGCGGAGGGTTTCGGGGAATGCAAGGATGTCCTCTTTAGGGCAGCCCATTGCCAGAGCTCATCGGTGGATCGGATGGGGGACTTGGTGGCGGTCTTCATGGTGTTGGTTGGTGATGGGTATTTGGTATTGGGTTAACGTGGAAGATGGGTACGGATCAGCGCTCGGAAGACTCCTTGGATCAGGAGTTCCCGAGCAGGAATGAGATCGGGATAGAGTGGGTTCTCAGCACGAAGGAAGGGAACACCTCCCTCCACGAGATAGCGCTTCAGCGTGACCTCGCCGTCGATCAGGGCGGCAACAATATCGCGGTTCCGAGGTTCGGTATGCTCCAGGATCACGACATCGCGGTCCAGGATCCCGGCACCGATCATTGAGTCTCCCCTCACCTCAAGGGCGAAAGTCTTCGCATTCCGGGGAATCTTGATCGTCTCCGGATCGACGGTGATGCAGCGATCTACCTCCTGCTCTTGACCCTCGGGGATACCGGCAGGAATCATTCCGTAAAGTGGTACTTCGAGAAGTTCCGGACGGGACTTCCGGAGCTCACGATCGGGCAGAATGATATTCCTCGAACGCCCTGCCTCGCGACGAATGGCCCCCTTCTTTTCCATGAGATCCAGATGACTCGCCACGGTGGCCGGAGAGCTGAATCCAAAACGGGCCATGATCTCACGCACCGAGGGAATACCTCCCCTCTCCTCCGCGCAGTCGCGGATGAAAGAGAGGATTTCACTCTGTCGTGAGGTGAGATTCATGCTGAGATTCATATACCGTTCATTTGTTCGGTATATGAATCCAAAAGAGTCCGCAAGGAGTTTTTACAAAAAAACCTCACTGCAGGTAGGCCCCCAACGCAAAACTACTCCGACGGATGCACAACCCTAAGTCCTTGAAACCGCGCAAATCCACGGTTTAACCCGAACTCCGAAGATGAAAGAGATGCGTTGGCGTAAGATGGTGGCCGATAGGAGTTGCGGAGATTTCGAGGGCGTATCGATTGATACAGGCGAGAATCGACAAGACTTCTTTGCGGTCAATAGGTTGCGTCAAATCGCTCTGCTCAACTTTGGAGCTCGGGTTTAAAGTCACCCATTCGCACCCTGTCTCTATGGCCAGCGCGGCGTGGTAGGCATCGGGAACAAGATTTCCACGGGCATCGCTGGCACGGCACAGACTGGCAAAGATAGCCCAGTGCTTTTCACCGGGAGCCAGGATTTTCACGCCTTCCAGTCCACGGAGCAACTCCACGAATTCTAGAGCCAGCAGCAAGGGTGTAGGCTGTTTGAAGACCTACGGCTAGGAATCCATCACCTCGAGCAGCTCGGCCCAGGAGTCCAGTCGCACACCTTCTCTCAGGCAAGTGCCATTATAGGTTAGCAGCACGGGGCGTTTCGCCATCACGGAGGATTTAGATCGAGGAACCAGCGTCGCCCGGAGGGCCTCTTCGATCACCTCTCCGAGGGTCGAACGCCTCTCCCTTGAGAGCTTCTTGGCCAAATCGAGCAGCGAGTCCGAAATAGAAACAGTCGTCCTCATGCATCAAGTCATCAAATGAAACCATGAGGATGTCAAACCCTCCAAATCCTCGAAACTAAAAAGGCTCGGAAGATCAGATGAAGAGCAAGGAGGTCAAGGGAACCAAGCCTCTCGAATGAGGCGCAGAGAAGTTGCCGAAGGCAAAACTGAAAGGAGGCACAGCTTTGCGAGGGCAAGGTGCCGTTCAAGCCGTAGTAGTCCTACGGCGAGCGATCAACACCGCAGTTGTTCCGATACCAGGCCGTAGGAGCGAGCGAGGCGATATCCTAAGCCTTACCTGTTCAGGCCTGCTTGCTCGGCCAAACCCTCAATCGGATTAAAATCCGATGCATGGTACGAACTCCGCACCAAGGGACCGCTAGCCACATGAGTGAATCCCTTCTTCCTGGCGATCTCGCCGTAGAGGTTGAATGTCTCCGGGGTGATGTACTCAACTACCGGAAGATGCTGTGGGCTGGGTCGGAGATACTGTCCCATGGTGAGGACGCTGACATTGGCCTCACGCAGGTCATCCATCGCCTGAAAGATCTCGTTCTCCTGCTCGCCGAGTCCGAGCATGATGCCGCTCTTGGTCACCATTTTCTGATCGCGTGCATCGGCAAGAGCGCGGGCGCGCTTCAGGAAATCCAGCGAGAGGCGGTACTTTGCCCGGGAACGAACCATCGGCGTGAGACGCTCCACGGTCTCAAGGTTATGATTGAAGATATGAGGGGCAGCATCGACGACAATCTGCAAGGAAGAGTCCTTGCCGTTGAAGTCAGGAGTCAGGATCTCAATAATGACCGAGGCATCCATGTCACGGATTGCCTGGATCGTGCGGGCGAAATGCTCCGCGCCGCCATCGGGAATGTCATCGCGGGCAACGGCGGTGACAACCACGTGCTTGAGCTTCATCCGACGGACCGCCTCAGCGACCCGCTCAGGTTCATCCTCCTCCAGGGCAAAGGGCTTGGCCGTATCGACTGCACAGAATCCGCAGGCCCGGGTGCAGCGATCTCCGGCGATCATCATGGTGGCGGTGCCCCCGCTCCAGCACTCCCAGCGGTTCGGGCATTGGGCGCTCTCGCAGACCGTATGAAGGCGGAGATCGGCGATCATCGCCTTGGTCGAGAAAAAGACAGGATTCGACGGAAGACGTACCTTGATCCAGTCGGGCTTACGCTCTTGATGGAGAGCTGGATCGATCTTTGGAGTGGCCATGGATTGAAAGGTTAAAGAAGTTAAAAAGGTTAAAAAGTTAAAACGTACAAAAGATTGGGAATCACCGAGCGACCTGAGGATCAAGTGGTCGGGCAGCGATCTTGGCGACATCGGGTGAGATTCCCCGATCCCGGAGCATCCGCTCCGCCTCTTCGCGGTCCGCCCAGTCTAGGTGAGTATGACAGACTACCTCCCACTGACGGAGCATTTCTCGGTTCAGTTTGTCCAACCGCGGCCTGATTTCAGTGGCAAGATCGAGTGGCTTAATCTTGGGTACATCGATACATGAACGCCATCCGGCGATCAGTTCCTCCTGATAGCGGCGCGAGGCGGCGATCTGGGGAATGAACAATCTGGTCACCTCTTCGGAAGTTAGTCCCTCCTTCCTTCCGGCGACCTTCAGATCGGTCAGCATCCGTGCCTCCCGTATGGGATCGGCGACAGGAATCCCAGCCTGGCATTTGCTCCAGGCAACCTCACGTGACAACTGGAGCCTCTGGATCATGAGGGTCACCAGCGGATTGAGACGCTCATCAACGGCAGCTATCCCGCTGGTGGGAAAAGCCGCAAGCAAAAGGCAGACGCAGAGCAGGAGTAACCGGGGCAAAATCATGAATACTTAAGGAAATCTTAAGGAAATGACTTATTGCTCCCATTGCTTCCGTAAGCACCGCGATTTGCGAGGGCACGGTGGAGCGTAATCTGATCGGCCTGATCGACACCCCCGCCAGCGGGTAATCCCTGGGCGATCCGGGTTACGTGGACGCCGGTCGGTGCAATCATCTCGGCCAGATAATGGGAGGTGGCCTCACCCTCGACATCGACACCCAGAGCCAAGATCACTTCGGAGGGACGCTCATCTCCGATGCGCTCAAGCAACTCACCGATACGTAGCTGCTCAGGCCCGATGCCATCCAGAGGTGAGAGTTTCCCACCGAGGGCATGATAACGCCCGCGAAAGACCCCAGTTCGCTCCAACGGCAGGATATCGGTCGCCGTCTCCACAATGCAGAGTTCGCGTCCCGCACGAGCCTCGTCCCGGCAGAGAGAACACTCTTCCGACTCGGCGAAGAATCCGCAGAGTCGGCAGGTTTTCAGACTCTCGCGGGCCTTGGAAACTGCCGAGATCAGCTGCTCGGACTTGGCGTCGGGGGAACGCATCATCCAGAGGGCGATCCGCTCGGCGCTCCGGGGACCGATCCCGGGAAGCCTACGGAACTGGCGGACCAGTTCGCGAAAGGATTCGGGATAATCGAGATGGGACACGAGTGGAGAAAGTTAAAAAGTTAAAGGTGAAAAGGTTACAGGCTCATGAATCCTTAATTCACTTCCACAACGACCTCATTCAACTCTGTTTTGTCAGCCGAGTTTGGAGAGTTTCTCCCAAAGCTCTTTCTGGTCAGGTGTCAACGATTCGGGAATTGAAATCTCAATCACCGCGTAGAAATCCCCACGAGCCTCCTTGCCCGGAAGCCCTCTCCCCGGAATTCGGAACTGGCGGCCGTTCTGAGTGCCTGCAGGGATCTTAAGCTTAGCTCTCCCATCAGGTGTCGGGATGGTGAGTTCACCACCGAGCACCGCCTGCCAGGGAGGAACATCGGCCTCGTGATAGATGTCAGAGCCCTCGAAGCGGTAATCGGGATGCTGCTGGAGCTTAACCCGGAGGTAGAGATCACCGGCCTCGCCGCGCGAACCTCCCGATCCACCCTGACCGGCAAGACGGATACGCTGCCCCTCGCGGACACCCTTCGGGATCTTAACGGTATAAGTCTGAATGTCCGGAGAGTTCCCCTTGCGGAAAGAGATCTGACGGGTAGCCCCGTGCAGCACCTCCTCTAGCGTCACCAGGATATCGGCCTCGACATCGCGACCACGCTGAGGAGTCTCCTCGAAATCGACTCCTCCACCGCCGCCGCTGAATCCCCTGCCTCGCCGTGTGCCGAAGAACTGCTCAAAGAAATCGCTGTAACCCGTCCCTCCAAAGTGAAACTCCGAGGCATCGCCTCCGCCTCCATAATTTCCTCCAAATCCACCTGCGCCTGCACCTCCACGCCCACCCCCACCACCGGGAGGGAACCCGTTGCCGGCATGCTGCCAGTTGGCGCCATATTCATCGTACTTCTTGCGCTTCTCGGGGTCGCCGAGGACCTCGTAGGCCTCGTTGATCTCCTTGAACTTCTCCTCAGCGGCCTTCTTGTCCTTTGCCAGATCGGGGTGATGCTTGCGGGCAAGTTTGCGGAAGGCACTCTTGATCTCGTCGGCGGAGGATGTCTTTGCGACTCCTAGGGTTTCGTAATAATCGCGGAACTGGGCTGCCATGGTCAGATCTATTCCTAATCCCAATTCGGCCGCCTGACAATCTCGCCGAAAAATTGATCGTATCCGCAAGCCGCTAACTCAATAAAGGATGGGACTTTTTGTTGCATGGATCGCAGGGAGTGTTAGGAGATAGATTATGCAGATGATCGCACAAATGCTCGGCATCCACCCTATCCTGGCCTTTGGTATCCCGAGTGGCCCAGACCTGATCATTCTGCTGGTGATCGTCCTGGTTCTCTTCGGCGCAAAGCGTCTGCCGGAACTCGCCCGTGGTTTAGGCCAGAGCGTGAATGAATTCAAGAAGGCAAAGGATGAGTTCGACAAGGAAGTGTCAAAACCATCCATATCTCCTGCGACTCCAGCCTCTCCAGCCACTCCCACGATCGCCGCCTCCACTCCCGTCGTCTCCGCGGAATCCCATCCAGCCACCCCGGCTCCTACCAAGGACGAGCAGAAGCCTGCCTGAAGATCGAATCGTCAGAATCGTCAGCATCGATAAAGATATCTAAGACCGGTTCATGAAGACGATCTCTGCGCTAGGGATCGTCTTTTGTTTTTTAAGCTATATAGGTTCGCTCCATGCCGAGGGGACGAATGGATTTCGAATCGCTTCTTACAATGTGGAGAACTACATCACCATGCCGCGTCGGATCGACGGCAAGCTTCGAGCTAAGGCTGGCAAGCCGGAATCCGAGCGGGATGCGGTAGTGCGGATGATCGGATCGATCAGGCCCGATGTTCTGGGCCTGGAAGAGATGGGGGAGCCTGGGCAATTCTTAGACCTGCAAAGGCGTCTCCGCAAAGCAGGTCTCGACTTCCCCTACAGCGAGTATCTGCAGGCAGGCGACACCAGTCGTCATATCGCCTTGCTCAGCCGCACCCCGATCGTGGAGCATCATTCGCAGAATGATTTGCCGCTCAGGGTGAATGGGGTGACCTTGCGCAGTCCTCGCGGTATTCTGGATGTCACGGTGGAACCCGTCCGAGGAGAGAGGATTCGTATTCTTTGCGTCCATCTGAAGGCCAAGTTGGAAGTTGCGGAATATGATCAGGCAGACCTACGCCTAGCCGAGTCGCAGTATCTCAGGCGTTATGTGAGGGACATCCTGCGAACGGATCCCTCGGCACGTCTTGTCCTGATGGGGGACTTCAATGACACGAAGAATGAAAAAGCGATCTGGCAGATCATGGGCAAACCGGAGTGGCCAGATAGCCTAAAGGCCCTGCCCCTTGCGGACGACCGCGGGGAATTCTGGACGGAATTCTGGCCATACGCCGATGTCTACTCGCGCATTGACTACATCATGGTCTCCAAGAAACTGGAGGGAGAGGTTGATTCCGGTCAGTCAGGCATTGCCCGTCCGTCATTCTGGAACGAGGCGAGCGATCATTGCCCCGTCTATCTCACACTAAGGAATCCCCCGACGACGTCTCCCTCCATAACTACCCCAACCATTCCATGACGATACCCTACAAACGAGTACTCCTGCTGTTGATCGGTCTACTCACTCTACCCATTCTACAAATTGACAGCTTGCGTGCTGACTGGTCACGGGTGACCGATCTCGACCAACCGGTGACGCGACTCTCACCCGATCCCAGGAAGGCAAAACTGGCCATGAAGGCGCACTTCGAGGCGCAGATTGCAGCAAATGAAGCCTTCCTCAAGGAGTCCAAGGAGTCCAAGGAGGTCAAAGCATCATCCAAGGATCCCCATGCCTACGAAGCCAAAGTACGACTCGCCGTGGCCCAGGCTAAGCTGGCGTCGCTGGACAGCAACCCTCCCGCAGTCACCGAAGCACTCGAGAAACTGAAAATCCTGGAAAAGCAGGCTCCGGATGATTCCCAACATGCCGAGACGATGTTTCGCCGTCTCTCCCTCCAGTGGCAGAATCTCGGCGACACAGCAGACCAGCGTCGCGAGAACGCGACCACCTACGCGCGCCTGTTTGCGACGGAATTTCCCCAGGATCGACGGGCCCCACGCCTTCTGGCAGAGGCAGCCGCGCTCTGCGACAACCATCCGGAAGAGAAAGCCAAGCTCATCGAGCAGGCTCTAACCCTGAGCAGGGAGGAGAGCCTCACACAGCGCCTTCAGGATGACAGGAAACGACTTACCCAGCTGGGTAAGCCATTGGATCTTAGTTTCACCACCACGGAGGGGGAGCAGTTTGACCTCTCCAAGGAAAAGGGACATGTCGTTGCCCTGATCTTCTGGTCGGCGGAATCAGCCCCCTGCCTGGTCTGGATGCAGTATTTCTCACGGTATGCAGCCGAGATTCCGGCACTGAAAGTCGTGACAATAAGCCTCGACCGGGATCGCACCGATCTGCGCTCCGCAATGCAGTCCTTGAATGTCACCTGGCCCACTTTCTTTGACGGCAAGGGATGGGATAACACGATCGCCCGACGCTTCGGAATCAACACCATCCCCACACTCTGGCTGATCGATCGCAAGGGATGCCTTCAGGCGCTCAATGCCCGTAATGATTACCAACTAAAGATCAGCAGCTTACTTCAGCAGAAATAATCCTCAGATCACCTCTTTTTCTTGGCCCGATAGTTGCTTTTCTCAGTTATCCCTTCTTCCCCTGAGGAACTGGGAACTGACTTCCATCCCCATCATGCGGCATTATCCTACACAAACTCTCCCATGCTCCTGAACAACTATCAAACGGAAGACTTTTTTGACGAAATGTTCACGGAGGGGGGGCATGGTGTCCGACCCCACTATCAGCGCGTCGCTGATCGGCTCCAGCACCTAGATAGCGGGGAGCATCGGCGCAAGCAGACTGCAGTCGATCTCGCCTTCATGCGCAGCGGGGTAACCTTCACGGTCTACAACGACGATCAGGGGACCGAGCGGATCTTTCCCTTCGATCTCGTGCCCAGGGTCATCCCCGATACCGAGTGGCAGCGGATCGAGAAGGGACTGATCCAGCGGATCACCGCCCTGAATCTCTTCCTGCACGACATCTATCACGACCAGAAGATCCTCAAGGACCGGATCATTCCCCCTCACTACATCCTTGGAGCAAAGCATTTCCGCCGTGAGTTCATGGGATTCAATGTCCCGAAAGATATCTATGTCCACGTCTGCGGCACCGATCTGATCCGCGACCGCGATGGGAATTACCTCGTTCTGGAGGATAATCTCCGCTGCCCCTCGGGTGCCAGCTACATGCTCGAGAACCGCGCTGCTCTCAAGCGCGCCTTCCCCGATCTCTACCGCAATGCCCGCGTACAGCCAGTGGACAACTACGCAGCCGACCTTCGCAAGGTCCTCCAGTATATTTCTCCCCCGTCGCTCGGGAGTGCACAACCGAACGTCGTTCTGATGACACCGGGCGTCTTCAACAGCGCCTACTTCGAGCATGCCTTCCTGGCTCGCCAGATGGGCATTCCCATCGTCGAGGGACGCGATTTGCTCGTCCGGGATGCACGCGTTTACATGCGTACGACCTCGGGACTCGTTCCCGTCGATGTCATCTACCGCAGGATCGACGACGACTTCCTTGATCCCACTGTCTTCCGGCCCGACTCTCTCTTGGGAGTTCCCGGCCTTGTCCATGCCTACCGCTCAGGCAATGTCAGCCTTGCGAATAGCATCGGCACCGGCGTGGCCGACGACAAGGTGGTCTACTACTTCGTCCCGAAAATCATCAAATATTACCTCGGCGAGGAGGCGATCCTGCCGAATGTCGACACCTACCTGGCAAGCGAATCGCAGGATCGGGGCTTCATCTTGGAGAACCTTGCGAAGCTCGTGGTCAAGTCGGCCAACGAAGCGGGTGGCTACGGCATGCTCATGGGCCCCTGGGCCAGCAAGGAGGAGATCGAGAGTTTCCGAGAGCAGATCCAAGCCAATCCCCGCAACTTCATCGCCCAGCACCCGATCTCCCTCTCACGTCATCCCACCTGGTGCAACACTGAGACGGGAGGTGCTTTCGAAGGGCGCCATGTCGATTTGCGTCCTTACATCCTCTATGGGGAAAAGATCACCGTCACTCCCGGGGGCCTCACCCGCGTGGCGCTCCGCAAGGGCTCGCTGGTCGTGAATTCGTCGCAGGGCGG
This genomic interval from Verrucomicrobiota bacterium contains the following:
- the lexA gene encoding transcriptional repressor LexA; its protein translation is MNLSMNLTSRQSEILSFIRDCAEERGGIPSVREIMARFGFSSPATVASHLDLMEKKGAIRREAGRSRNIILPDRELRKSRPELLEVPLYGMIPAGIPEGQEQEVDRCITVDPETIKIPRNAKTFALEVRGDSMIGAGILDRDVVILEHTEPRNRDIVAALIDGEVTLKRYLVEGGVPFLRAENPLYPDLIPARELLIQGVFRALIRTHLPR
- a CDS encoding PIN domain-containing protein, coding for MLLALEFVELLRGLEGVKILAPGEKHWAIFASLCRASDARGNLVPDAYHAALAIETGCEWVTLNPSSKVEQSDLTQPIDRKEVLSILACINRYALEISATPIGHHLTPTHLFHLRSSG
- a CDS encoding ribbon-helix-helix protein, CopG family, with protein sequence MRTTVSISDSLLDLAKKLSRERRSTLGEVIEEALRATLVPRSKSSVMAKRPVLLTYNGTCLREGVRLDSWAELLEVMDS
- the lipA gene encoding lipoyl synthase, which translates into the protein MATPKIDPALHQERKPDWIKVRLPSNPVFFSTKAMIADLRLHTVCESAQCPNRWECWSGGTATMMIAGDRCTRACGFCAVDTAKPFALEEDEPERVAEAVRRMKLKHVVVTAVARDDIPDGGAEHFARTIQAIRDMDASVIIEILTPDFNGKDSSLQIVVDAAPHIFNHNLETVERLTPMVRSRAKYRLSLDFLKRARALADARDQKMVTKSGIMLGLGEQENEIFQAMDDLREANVSVLTMGQYLRPSPQHLPVVEYITPETFNLYGEIARKKGFTHVASGPLVRSSYHASDFNPIEGLAEQAGLNR
- the aroQ gene encoding gamma subclass chorismate mutase AroQ, whose protein sequence is MILPRLLLLCVCLLLAAFPTSGIAAVDERLNPLVTLMIQRLQLSREVAWSKCQAGIPVADPIREARMLTDLKVAGRKEGLTSEEVTRLFIPQIAASRRYQEELIAGWRSCIDVPKIKPLDLATEIRPRLDKLNREMLRQWEVVCHTHLDWADREEAERMLRDRGISPDVAKIAARPLDPQVAR
- the recR gene encoding recombination mediator RecR encodes the protein MSHLDYPESFRELVRQFRRLPGIGPRSAERIALWMMRSPDAKSEQLISAVSKARESLKTCRLCGFFAESEECSLCRDEARAGRELCIVETATDILPLERTGVFRGRYHALGGKLSPLDGIGPEQLRIGELLERIGDERPSEVILALGVDVEGEATSHYLAEMIAPTGVHVTRIAQGLPAGGGVDQADQITLHRALANRGAYGSNGSNKSFP
- a CDS encoding J domain-containing protein, yielding MAAQFRDYYETLGVAKTSSADEIKSAFRKLARKHHPDLAKDKKAAEEKFKEINEAYEVLGDPEKRKKYDEYGANWQHAGNGFPPGGGGGRGGAGAGGFGGNYGGGGDASEFHFGGTGYSDFFEQFFGTRRGRGFSGGGGGVDFEETPQRGRDVEADILVTLEEVLHGATRQISFRKGNSPDIQTYTVKIPKGVREGQRIRLAGQGGSGGSRGEAGDLYLRVKLQQHPDYRFEGSDIYHEADVPPWQAVLGGELTIPTPDGRAKLKIPAGTQNGRQFRIPGRGLPGKEARGDFYAVIEISIPESLTPDQKELWEKLSKLG
- a CDS encoding twin-arginine translocase TatA/TatE family subunit; its protein translation is MLGIHPILAFGIPSGPDLIILLVIVLVLFGAKRLPELARGLGQSVNEFKKAKDEFDKEVSKPSISPATPASPATPTIAASTPVVSAESHPATPAPTKDEQKPA
- a CDS encoding endonuclease/exonuclease/phosphatase family protein produces the protein MKTISALGIVFCFLSYIGSLHAEGTNGFRIASYNVENYITMPRRIDGKLRAKAGKPESERDAVVRMIGSIRPDVLGLEEMGEPGQFLDLQRRLRKAGLDFPYSEYLQAGDTSRHIALLSRTPIVEHHSQNDLPLRVNGVTLRSPRGILDVTVEPVRGERIRILCVHLKAKLEVAEYDQADLRLAESQYLRRYVRDILRTDPSARLVLMGDFNDTKNEKAIWQIMGKPEWPDSLKALPLADDRGEFWTEFWPYADVYSRIDYIMVSKKLEGEVDSGQSGIARPSFWNEASDHCPVYLTLRNPPTTSPSITTPTIP
- a CDS encoding TlpA family protein disulfide reductase, with product MTIPYKRVLLLLIGLLTLPILQIDSLRADWSRVTDLDQPVTRLSPDPRKAKLAMKAHFEAQIAANEAFLKESKESKEVKASSKDPHAYEAKVRLAVAQAKLASLDSNPPAVTEALEKLKILEKQAPDDSQHAETMFRRLSLQWQNLGDTADQRRENATTYARLFATEFPQDRRAPRLLAEAAALCDNHPEEKAKLIEQALTLSREESLTQRLQDDRKRLTQLGKPLDLSFTTTEGEQFDLSKEKGHVVALIFWSAESAPCLVWMQYFSRYAAEIPALKVVTISLDRDRTDLRSAMQSLNVTWPTFFDGKGWDNTIARRFGINTIPTLWLIDRKGCLQALNARNDYQLKISSLLQQK
- a CDS encoding circularly permuted type 2 ATP-grasp protein — encoded protein: MLLNNYQTEDFFDEMFTEGGHGVRPHYQRVADRLQHLDSGEHRRKQTAVDLAFMRSGVTFTVYNDDQGTERIFPFDLVPRVIPDTEWQRIEKGLIQRITALNLFLHDIYHDQKILKDRIIPPHYILGAKHFRREFMGFNVPKDIYVHVCGTDLIRDRDGNYLVLEDNLRCPSGASYMLENRAALKRAFPDLYRNARVQPVDNYAADLRKVLQYISPPSLGSAQPNVVLMTPGVFNSAYFEHAFLARQMGIPIVEGRDLLVRDARVYMRTTSGLVPVDVIYRRIDDDFLDPTVFRPDSLLGVPGLVHAYRSGNVSLANSIGTGVADDKVVYYFVPKIIKYYLGEEAILPNVDTYLASESQDRGFILENLAKLVVKSANEAGGYGMLMGPWASKEEIESFREQIQANPRNFIAQHPISLSRHPTWCNTETGGAFEGRHVDLRPYILYGEKITVTPGGLTRVALRKGSLVVNSSQGGGSKDTWVLHGDS